A genomic segment from Pseudomonas mendocina encodes:
- the cobA gene encoding uroporphyrinogen-III C-methyltransferase yields MNAKVWLVGAGPGDPELLTLKAVKALNQAEVVMIDDLVNPAVLEHCPGARIVSVGKRGGCRSTPQAFIHRLMLRYARQGKCVVRLKGGDPCIFGRGSEEADWLGEHGIEVEMVNGITAGLAGATNCGIPLTLRGVARGVTLVTAHTQDDSSLNWTALAQSGTTLVVYMGVAKLADIRDGLLAGGMSAEMPVAMIENASLPAQRECRSQLGAMQEDATAFALKSPAILVIGEVARASTQISMPQLLHA; encoded by the coding sequence ATGAATGCAAAAGTCTGGCTGGTGGGCGCTGGGCCCGGTGACCCCGAGCTGCTGACCCTCAAGGCGGTCAAGGCACTGAACCAGGCCGAGGTCGTGATGATTGACGATCTGGTCAACCCGGCCGTGCTCGAGCATTGCCCCGGCGCCCGCATCGTCTCGGTAGGCAAGCGCGGAGGCTGTCGCTCCACACCGCAGGCCTTTATCCATCGCCTGATGCTGCGCTATGCGCGCCAGGGCAAGTGCGTGGTGCGCCTCAAAGGCGGCGATCCGTGCATCTTTGGCCGCGGCAGCGAGGAAGCCGACTGGCTCGGCGAGCACGGCATCGAAGTGGAAATGGTCAACGGCATCACCGCCGGGCTGGCCGGCGCCACCAACTGCGGCATTCCCCTGACCCTGCGCGGCGTTGCCCGTGGCGTGACCCTGGTCACCGCCCACACCCAGGACGACAGCAGCCTGAACTGGACGGCCCTGGCGCAGAGCGGCACCACCTTGGTGGTCTATATGGGCGTGGCCAAACTGGCGGATATTCGCGACGGCCTGCTCGCCGGCGGCATGAGCGCCGAGATGCCGGTGGCGATGATCGAGAACGCCTCTCTGCCCGCCCAGCGTGAATGCCGCAGCCAACTGGGCGCGATGCAGGAAGATGCAACAGCCTTCGCCCTGAAGAGCCCGGCCATTCTGGTGATCGGCGAAGTCGCCCGCGCCAGCACACAGATCAGCATGCCCCAGCTCCTGCATGCCTGA
- a CDS encoding nitrate reductase — protein MASPTQVTASTCCYCGVGCGVLIEHDGEKILGVAGDPSHPANFGKLCSKGSTLHLTGDLDARALYPELRLGKGLARSRTDWNSALDHAAAVFAETIREHGPDSVAFYISGQLLTEDYYAFNKLARALVGTHNIDSNSRLCMSSAVVGYKRSLGADGPPCSYEDIEQSDCLLIAGSNMAYAHPVLFRRLEEAKARRPEMKVIVIDPRRTDTCELADLHLAILPGTDVALFHGILHILLWEGWIDRAYIDAHTEGFEALKKLVRDYSPAVTADLCGISLDDLQRCAELIGRAPSFLSLWCMGLNQSSSGSAKNSALINLHLATGQIGKPGAGPFSLTGQPNAMGGRETGSLSNLLPGHREAGNAEHRAEVAAYWGVDALPETPGLSAIELFDAVHDGRIMALWIACTNPAQSLPNQSKVHEALAACPFVVVQEAFFTTETCRYADLLLPAASWGEKEGTVTNSERRVSHVRRAVPAPAEARPDWSITCDFARRLETLLRPGLPSLFDFASAEALFEEYKHLTAQRDLDLSGLSYALLDDQGPQQWPFAPGASQGTARLYADGRFPTASGRAQFHADPYRAPKEKREARFSLTLNTGRLRDQWHGMSRTGTAARLFGHVEAAVLGLHPDELRRRRLRDGDLVKLRSRRGSLILPVQADESVRPGQAWLPMHWGDRFLKGLGTNVLTQPAFDPLSKQPELKHAGVEVDKVELPWRLFALVEGEVQSRFEALRPLFEEFAYASLTPTGRERPALLIRAASAVAPQPELLAQIDRLLRLNEGPVLAYDDPRRAVGKRVRIEDGRIVSIRLAGETAASEWLRSLWLDGQADADLRRWLLAPVSAPPGNAAANTRGKTLCNCLNVSEGAVCAGIARGLDLDGLRQELKCGTSCGSCVPEIKRLLAQQPTAVNA, from the coding sequence ATGGCCAGCCCCACTCAAGTCACCGCCTCCACCTGCTGCTACTGCGGCGTGGGCTGCGGCGTGCTGATCGAGCACGACGGCGAGAAGATCCTCGGCGTTGCCGGCGACCCCAGCCACCCGGCCAACTTCGGCAAACTGTGCAGCAAGGGTTCGACCCTGCACCTGACCGGCGACCTCGATGCCCGCGCCCTCTATCCCGAGCTGCGCCTGGGCAAGGGCCTGGCCCGTTCGCGCACCGACTGGAACAGCGCCCTGGACCATGCCGCGGCGGTGTTCGCCGAAACCATTCGTGAACATGGCCCGGACAGCGTCGCTTTCTACATCTCCGGCCAGTTGCTGACCGAGGACTACTACGCCTTCAACAAGCTGGCACGCGCCCTGGTCGGCACCCACAACATCGACTCCAACTCGCGCCTGTGCATGTCCAGCGCCGTGGTCGGCTACAAACGCAGCCTCGGCGCCGACGGTCCGCCCTGCTCCTACGAGGACATCGAGCAAAGCGACTGCCTGCTGATCGCCGGCTCCAACATGGCCTATGCCCACCCGGTGCTGTTCCGCCGCCTGGAAGAAGCCAAGGCGCGCCGCCCAGAGATGAAGGTGATCGTCATTGACCCGCGGCGCACCGACACCTGCGAACTGGCCGACCTGCACCTGGCGATCCTGCCCGGCACCGATGTGGCGCTGTTTCACGGCATCCTGCATATCCTGCTGTGGGAGGGCTGGATCGACCGCGCCTATATCGACGCCCACACAGAAGGCTTCGAGGCACTGAAGAAGCTGGTGCGCGACTACAGCCCGGCAGTCACCGCCGACCTTTGCGGCATCAGCCTGGACGATCTGCAGCGCTGCGCCGAGCTGATCGGCCGAGCGCCCTCCTTCCTCTCGCTGTGGTGCATGGGGCTGAATCAGTCCTCCTCCGGCAGCGCCAAGAACAGCGCGCTGATCAACCTGCACCTGGCCACCGGGCAGATCGGCAAGCCCGGCGCCGGCCCCTTCTCGCTGACTGGCCAGCCCAACGCCATGGGCGGCCGCGAGACCGGCAGCCTGAGCAACCTGTTGCCGGGTCACCGCGAGGCCGGCAATGCCGAGCACCGTGCCGAAGTCGCCGCCTACTGGGGCGTCGACGCGCTGCCGGAGACGCCCGGGCTGTCCGCCATCGAGTTGTTCGATGCGGTGCACGACGGCCGCATCATGGCACTGTGGATCGCCTGTACGAACCCGGCCCAATCGCTGCCGAACCAGAGCAAGGTGCACGAGGCCCTGGCCGCCTGTCCCTTCGTCGTGGTGCAGGAAGCCTTCTTCACCACCGAAACCTGCCGCTACGCCGACCTGCTGCTGCCCGCCGCCAGCTGGGGCGAGAAGGAAGGTACGGTGACCAACTCCGAACGCCGCGTCAGCCATGTACGCCGTGCTGTGCCAGCGCCCGCAGAGGCGCGGCCCGATTGGTCGATCACCTGCGACTTCGCCCGTCGCCTGGAAACTCTGCTCCGCCCCGGCCTGCCCAGCCTGTTCGACTTCGCCAGCGCCGAGGCGCTGTTCGAGGAATACAAGCACCTGACCGCCCAGCGCGATCTCGACCTCTCGGGGCTAAGCTACGCGCTACTCGATGACCAAGGTCCACAACAATGGCCGTTTGCGCCCGGCGCGAGCCAGGGTACCGCACGGCTCTATGCCGACGGCCGATTCCCCACTGCCAGCGGGCGCGCGCAGTTCCATGCCGACCCGTACCGCGCGCCGAAGGAAAAGCGCGAGGCGCGTTTCTCCCTGACTCTCAACACCGGCCGCCTGCGCGATCAGTGGCACGGCATGAGCCGCACCGGTACCGCCGCGCGCCTGTTCGGCCATGTCGAGGCCGCCGTACTCGGCCTGCATCCGGACGAGTTACGTCGTCGTCGCCTGCGGGACGGCGACCTGGTCAAGCTGCGCAGCCGCCGCGGCAGCCTGATCCTGCCGGTGCAGGCCGACGAGTCGGTGCGCCCAGGCCAGGCCTGGCTGCCGATGCACTGGGGCGACCGCTTCCTCAAGGGCCTGGGCACCAACGTGCTGACCCAGCCGGCCTTCGATCCGCTGTCCAAGCAGCCGGAGCTCAAGCATGCCGGCGTCGAGGTGGACAAGGTCGAACTGCCCTGGCGGCTGTTCGCCCTGGTCGAGGGTGAAGTGCAGAGCCGCTTCGAGGCCCTGCGTCCGCTGTTCGAGGAGTTCGCCTACGCCAGCCTCACCCCCACCGGTCGCGAGCGTCCCGCTCTGCTGATCCGCGCCGCCAGCGCCGTGGCGCCGCAACCGGAGCTGCTGGCGCAGATCGACCGCCTGCTGCGCCTGAATGAAGGTCCGGTGCTGGCCTACGACGACCCGCGCCGTGCGGTGGGCAAGCGCGTGCGCATCGAGGACGGCCGCATCGTCAGCATCCGCCTGGCCGGCGAAACCGCCGCCAGCGAGTGGCTCAGAAGCCTGTGGCTGGACGGCCAGGCCGACGCCGACCTGCGTCGCTGGCTGCTCGCCCCGGTCTCCGCGCCGCCAGGTAATGCAGCCGCCAACACGCGTGGCAAGACCCTGTGCAACTGCCTGAACGTCAGCGAAGGCGCGGTATGCGCCGGCATCGCACGCGGCCTGGATCTGGACGGTCTCAGGCAAGAGCTCAAGTGCGGCACCAGTTGTGGCTCCTGTGTCCCCGAAATCAAACGTCTGCTGGCGCAACAGCCCACTGCAGTGAACGCATGA